ACGAACTCCCGGAAGGTCAAGACATCGGCATTGAGCATAGCCACACTCCGACTGCCACTGGCAGCGGCCTGACAAGAGACCGGTTCAACGTCAGGATAGAGAAAAACTGCCGCCCCGTCAAATGAGAACGCCATGAGCATCGACGCCATCGTTGCCGGCCATCTGTGCCTGGATGTCATCCCCGACCTCAGCGCCATCGACGCCGGGGACTTCAGCCGCGCGTTTGCGCCCGGCCGCCTGCTGCAAGTCGGGGCCGTGAGCTTTTCCACCGGCGGCCCGGTCGCGAATGTGGGCCTGGCCTTGCACAAATTGGGCCTGGGGGTGAAGCTGATGGGCAAGGTGGGCGATGATCTCTTCGGCCAGGCCATCCACCAGGGCATCGCCTGCTACGACCCGGCCCTGACCGACGGCATGATCATCGACCCGGCCGCCGCTTCGTCCTATACCATCGTCATCACTCCCCCCGGCAGCGACCGCTTCTTCCTCCACTGCCCCGGCGCCAACGATACGTTCGGGGCCGAGGATGTGCGCTACGACCTGCTCCCCGCCGCCCGGCTGTTCCACTTCGGCTATCCCCCGCTGATGCGCCGGATGTACGAGGATGGCGGCGCGCAGTTGGCCGAAATCCTGCGCCGGGCCAAAGCAACCGGCGTCACCACCTCGCTCGACATGGCCCTGCCCGACCCTGCCAGCGCCGCCGGGCGCGCCGACTGGCCCCGTATTTGCGCGCAAGTGCTTCCTTATGTCGACATCTTCCTCCCCAGCCTCGAGGAAATCCTGTTCATGCTGCGTCGCCCGACTTATGCGGCGATGCAGCAGGTTGCGGGTAGGACTGACATCCTACCATTGGTAACACCCGATCTTTTGACCGACCTGAGCGAGCAGTTGCTGGCGATGGGGGCCAGGGTGGTGGGGCTGAAGCTGGGTGAGCGGGGGCTGTATCTGCGCACGGCCGGGGAGCGAGCGATGGCAGGGCTGGGCCGGGCGCGGCCCTCCGACCCGGCGGCGTGGGCCGACAAAGAGTTGTGGGCGCCGTGTTTCAAGGTCAAGCTGGTGGGCGCAGCCGGGTCGGGTGACTCCACCATCGCCGGTTTCCTGGCCGGGCTGCTGCGTGGCCTCTCGCCCGAGGCGACGGTGACGGCCGCCGTGGCCGTGGGCGCCTGCAACGTCGAAGCCGCCGACACGCTCAGCGGGCTGCGTTCGTGGGAGGAGACGACGGCGCGGGTGGCGGCAGGGTGGGAGCGGCATCCGCTGGGGATCAGCGCCGGTGGATGGAGGTTCGAGGAAGGGTGGGGGTGTTGGGTTTCGAGTCCTGGCAATGGCCAGGGCGCATGAATTTGGGACGGTCGCGAATGCGTCTACGCAGAAGCTATTGACCGCTAGGTTGATTTGTTATGAAGGTCGTAAACCGTGAAACGTGAGAAAACGTCGGCGATTTTCACGCATCACGCATCACGTTTCAGGACCGAGTATCATTTCTTTGGCTAGCCATCTATAAAACGTGGACCAGGATAGGCTGGCTCTTGCCCTTGAGATCAAGTTGCCGTTCCTCCAGGGCGCCGAGATCGATCTTCGCCGCCCGATAGGCGGCATCGCTGAGCAATATCTCGCCCACACGGGCGCTGGATGAGAGACGAGCAGCCGTATTGGCGGCGTCGCCGAGAACCGTGATATCAGTCGCCCCTGATTCAGAACCCACCGAGCCGACAAAGGCCACGCCGGTATGCACGCCCACCCCTAGCGGAATCCAGGGGCCTTCGGGTTGGTGGTGACCGGTGGCGCGCAGGATCGACTGGGCGGCCTCGATGGCGCGGCGTGCATGCTCTGGGCCGGCAAGCCCGGGAACATAAAATCCCGCCGCCTGATCGCCGATGATCTTGTCGATCAAGGCATCGCTCTGCGCCATCACTTGGGTGGCTGTTTTGTAGAAGCGGTCGATCAGGCGGCTGAATTCGGTTGGCGACATCCGTTCGGCCAGCGCGGTCGAACCGCGCACATCGGCGAAGAGCAGGGATAGTTCCACTTCGGCGCCACCCTGATGTTCTTTGGCGAAGATTTCACAGACATTGCACAGCAGCGGGTTCATGCTCGAACGCCCCTTCCCGAAAAGGTGCCTGACAACCATGCCGCCAGGTCCAGTAAAGGGCGCAAAGCAATTCTTGCAGCGCGGCGAACTGGGCAAGTGGCGGAAGATGCGGCGCTGCCGTTCGGCCTGTTCATCGCCTGTGGTCAGGTAGCTTCGCCAGAGTTCTTCGGTCTCCTTTTCGCTTGGCATGGCTTGTCCGTAGTAAGAATGAGTCGGTCAGACCGACGGAACGTTCATCTGGGTAGTAGCATAACGTTGGGCGCCAGCCGGCGTCAAGCAACGCCGAAGGGGTCGGGCCAAAAGCCATCGCCACGAAGACCATCCCCGCCTTTCCCCGCCATATTTCCCCTTCCCGCACAAGTACGCTACAATGGGTGCGCGCGTGCAGCGCAAAGACGCTCACGGCAACGATGCCGGGGAGGGATAGATCCGAAACGTGAGGCGTGATTCGCGGCCAGCCTCAGCACACGTTTCTCGGCTGCAAAGACTCAGCTTGACCCTGATTCGCCGCGTTAGAAACGCAGACTACGGAAGTCTGACGCAAACTCTCGTAGGCTTTGTTCAATCTTTTTTTAGATGGAGCTTTTCCGCCATGAAATCAAACGGCAATGAACCCGTCTCACCCCCCTACCCTGGCGTCGCCATCACCACCGATGGCAGCGGCGCCGTCAGTTGGGTGGAGACGCACATCACCCAGGGCGCCTGCGCCTATCCCATCACCTCGTCCACCGTCATGGGCGGGAACTATGCCCAGGCCGTGGCCAACGGCCAGAAGAATCTGTGGGGCGACCCCCTCATCTTCATGGAGCCGGAGTCCGAGCACTCATCGGCCTCCGCCGCCGAAGGCTTCGCCCTGGCCGGCGGGCGGGTGACGAACTTCACCTCGGGCCAGGGGCTGATCCTGATGAAGGAAGTGCTGTATGTCATCTCTGGCAAGCGGCTGCCGGTGGTCTTCCACATCGGCGCCCGCGCCCTCACCAGCCACAGCCTCAATGTCCACGCCGGGCACGACGATGTCATGGGCGTGGCCGACACCGGCTGGGGCATGTTGTTCGCCCGCAATGCCCAAGGCGCCGGCGACCTGGCCCTGATCTCGCGCCGGGCGGCCGAGGACAGCGAGACGCCGTTCCTCAATTGTCAGGATGGCTTTTTGACCACACACACGATCGAGAACGTGCTCCTGCCCGAGCCGGAGTTGATGAAGCAGTATGTGGGCAACCCGGCCGAAAAGTTGCGCAACCTGATGAACCCATCGGCCCCGGTCATGTCGGGCGTGGTGCAGAACCAGGACAGCTACATGAAGGGCAAGATCGCCCAACGCTATTTCTACGACCGCGTCAGGCCGCGGCTGCAACGGGCGATGGAGGAGTTCTACCAACTGACCGGCCGGCGCTACGAGATGGTCGAGTCGTATGGGATGGACGAGGCCGAATACGCCATCGTCTGCATGGGCAGCATGGCTGAAACGGCCGCCGTGACCTGCGATTATCTGCGCCAAGAAACCGGGCTGAAGGTGGGGGTGGTGCATGTCACCTGTTTCCGCCCCTTCCCCGGCCCCGAAATCGTGCAGGCGCTGAGCCGCTGCCGGGCGATCACCGTGCTCGAACGCATGGACAACCCCATGGGCCAGAGCAACCCGCTCACCGCCGAGATCAAGGCCGCCTTTGCCGACGCCCTCGTCGATGGCCCCGGCTACCCGCGCATCCATCGCATCCCGGTCATCTTCAGTGGCTCGGCCGGGCTGGGCAGCCGCGACGTGCGGCCGGGCGACCTCATCGCCGCGGTCAAGAACATGGTCGAGGGTGGACGGCGCTATTTCGTCCTGGGGATCAAGCACGAGCTGGCCCTGGACGCCTCCTTCGACCCCGATGTGCGGCCAAAGGGCGCCTTCTCGATGCGCGGGCATTCGGTGGGCGGCTATGGCTCGGTGACGACGAACAAGGTCATCGCCACCATCGTCGGCGACCTCTTCGACCTGTACGTGCAGGCCTATCCCAAATACGGCTCCGAGAAGAAGGGCCTGCCCACCACCTACTATCTGACCGCCGCCGACCAGCCCATCCGCACCCACTGCGAGTTGAACTTCGTCGAGTTCGTGCCGCTGAACGATGTCAACGCCTTCAACCTGGGCAATCCGCTGTTGGGCTTGCAGCCGGGCGGGGCCGTCTTCCTGCAATCGCGGCACGAGGAAGCGGGCAAGGTCTGGGAGAACATCCCCGAATATGCGCGGCGGATCATCCGCCGCAAGCAGCTGCGCGTCCTCTATCTCGACGCCGCCGCCATCGCCAAAGAAGTAGCCTCGGAGGCCGACCTGCAAGTTCGTATGCAGGGCATTGTCCTCTTGGGCGTCTTCCTGCGCGCCACACCCTTCCTGCAAGAGCGCAAGCTGAAGCAGGACGAGCTGATGGCCGGGGTGGAGAAAAGCCTGCGCAAGTATTTCGGCAAGCGCGGGGAGCAGGTGGTGCAGGATAATCTCACGGCCGTGCGCCGCGGCTACACCGAAGTGCGCGAGATCCCGCGCGAGATCATCGACGTGGAAGAAAAACTGACGGTCGAGACCGGCGGCAAGCTGGTGCGCGATGTGATGCATCACGGCGTGGTGGCCTGTCAGTCGAACACACCCCTGCGCACCGTCGCCCAGGCCATGGCCGAACGCTCCATCGGCGCGGTGGTGGTAGTGGATGGGGATGGCTATCTGCAAGGGCTGGTTAGCGGCACCGACCTGGTGCGGGCCGAGGCCAGCAACCGCGAGTTCACGGCCATGCCCGACATCCTGCCCGAACACATCATGACCCGAAACGTCATCACCACCACGCCCGAGGAGCCGCTGGCCGAAGCCGTCAACAAGCTGATCGAGAACCGCATCCACCGCCTGGTGGTGGTCGAGAAACACAACGGCCATCAGACCCCAATCGGGATGCTGTCGGTTGGCGATGTGGCGCGTTTGCCGGTTCAGTAAGCTGTTCCGTCTTGCGTGTTCCGTGTTCCGTAACTGCAAGCCCTCCCCTCAACGCACCACGCAGCACGCAACACGCACCACGCAACACTCCCCCTATCCCACCAACTTCATCCAGATTCCCCGAATCTGATACTCCCGCACACCGAGGCCAATCAATGGCAATTCCTGCCCCCATTTTCATGATCGAAGAAGATCGCGTCAAACCCGCCAAGACCATCTGGTCGCGCACCACCGGCACCGAAGGTCTGGGCACGCTGATCAAAGAAGCCGGCGCCAGCAAAGAAACTCACGCTGTCGGCATCGAAAGCACCATCTTCGAGTTCGACCTCGAAGGTTATGTCGAAGACTTCAACGAGCGCGTCATCGGCGCCTACAACACCTCGGCCGACAACGAACTGCCCGCCGACCTGGGCGTGGCCCGCTCTATCATCCCGGCCGGCACCGGCGCCTTCCGCGACTTCTCCTACATCGCCCCCGAAATCCCCGAATTCCTCCACGCCAACTGCGTCGGCTGCATGAGCTGCGTGACCGAATGCCCCGACACCGCCATCCTGGGCAAGGTCGTCGAGCCGGCCGTGCTGGAAGCGGCCCTGGCCGAGGCCCCCGCCGCCGAACGCGGCTGGCTGGGCGAGCAATGGGCCACGACCAACAAGTTCTTCAACGTGCCCGAGAAGAAAACGCCCGGCAGCGGCGGCAAATTCGGCATCTTCATCGACCCGACCAAATGCAAGGGCTGCGCCGAATGCGTGACCGTCTGCGCCGATCTGGGCTACAACGCCCTCAAGATGATCGAAAAGCAGGATGACACCGTTCCCGTTTACAAAGGCGCCTTCGATTTCTATCGCAGCCTGCCGCCCACGCCCGACCGCTTCATCAACGAGCGCGTGTTGGTGGACATGATGCTGGCCGACAACAGCCTGCTCTATGTGGGCGGGGCCGGCTCGTGCGCAGGTTGCGGCGAAGCCACTGCCCTGCGCATGTGGATGGCCGCCACCGCCTTCCAGAACGGCCGCGACAACATCGGCATCGTCAACTCCACCGGCTGCACCACCGTCTACGGCAGCACCTATCCCTACAACCCCTGGATGGTGTCGTGGACGAACTCGCTGTTCGAGAACGGCCCCACCGATGCCATGGGCGTGCGCGCCCGCTGGGACCAGTTGGGCTGGGACGGCAAACGGCTGTGGGTGTTGGGCGGCGACGGCGCCATGCTCGACATCGGCTTCGGCGCCCTCAGCCGGATGATGGCCAGCGGCATGGACATCAAAGTCCTGGTGCTGGATACGCAGGTCTACTCGAACACCGGCGGCCAGTCCTCCACCAGCACCTACACCGGCCAGGGCACCAAGATGAGCCCCTTCGGCAAGGCCGAACAGGGCAAGAGCGAACGCCGCAAGGAGATCGCCCAGATCGCCATGATGCACCCGAACGTGTTCGTGGCCTCTACCACCGCCGCCCATGCCAACCACTTCTACCGCGCCGTGCTGGATGCCAACACCTTCCCCGGCCCGGCCGTGATCAGCGTCTACACCACCTGCCAGCCCGAGCATGGCGTCGGCGACAACGAATCGATGCAGCGCGCCCGCGCCGCCGTCGATAGTCGCGCCTTCCCGCTGCTGATCTACGACCCGCGCAAGGGCGAAACCCTGCGCGAGCGGCTGAGTCTGCAAGGCAACCCGGCCACCAAAGAAGACTGGTATGTCGACCCCAAGACCAAGCAGCCGTTCACTTTCGTCGACTTTGCCAAAGGCGAAGGCCGCTTCGCCGACCACTTCGACAAAGACGGCAACCCCAGCTCGATGATCCTGACCGCCCAGGCCGACCGCCTGGCCAACTGGCATCTGTTGCAGGAGCTGGCGGGCCTGCGCTAAGACCGCCCAGCCCGGCAATGCCAAGAGGCCAGCGTTCGTGAGGGCGCTGGCCTCTGCTTTTTCCTACTCCTGCCAGCCCTCCTGGCGCAACAGCCCCATGATCACCAGATCGTCCCTGCGGCCGTTGCTCCAAACGTGTTGACGCAGACGGCCTTCCTCCACGAAACCACAGGCGCGATAGGAGCGGATGGCGCGCTCGTTGTTGGCATGGACGCGCAGCCAGATGCGGTGCAGGTTGCGGTGGCGGAAGCCGTAAGCGACCAGCAGCCCGATCGCCTCGCGGCCATAGCCCTGGCCCCAAAAGCGCTTGTCGCCGATGGTGATGCCCAGTTCGCAGACACGGGCCACGGCGTCTTCAGCAAAGAGAGCGCACTGGCCAATAAAGACGCTATCGACTTCGATGGCAAAAGCGGCGCCGTCGCGCCCGCCGCTGGCCGCCTCACGGTCGAAATCGGCCTGCAAGCGTTCGAGCGATTGCGGTGTGGGCGGGTCGCCGCCTCCGGCCAGCTCGACCTCCACATCGTTATTGAATTCGCACAGCCGGTTGAGATCCTGCCGGGTGATGCTGCGTAGACGGACGCGCGGGCCTTGTAGCATGGCGGAGACTCCGGAGAGTGGTGATTGGTTATTGGTTAGAAGTTATTGATACACCGCAATAACCAATAACCAATCACCAATAACCAACTCAAATCCCGCCTCGATTACGCCACAGGAGTTCGGCGGCGGCCTGGCGGGTGGTGGGGCGATGGCCGGGCAGGGGGAGCAGGCGCTCGTGCAGGGCGTCGAGAATCCACTCTTTTTGCGGGAAGAAGGCGTCTTCCATCTCGGCGGCGGGGGTGATCCAGTTGCGCGAGCCGACCACCGCCACCGGGCCGTCCAGAAAGTCGAAGGCCAACTGGCCGATGGTGGAGGCGAGGGTGTGGGCGAAGGAGCCGCGTTCGCTGGCGTCGGAGGCGACCAGCACCCGCCCGGTCTTCCTGGCCGAGGCCAGGATGGGGTCGTAGTTAAGGGGGTTGAGAAAACGGGCGTCGATCACCTCAGCCGAGAGACCGTAGATCGTCTCCAGGTCTTTGGCTGCGGCCAGAGCGCGGTAGAGTGTGGCCCCGATGGTGACGATGGTGACATCCTTGCCCGCCCTGCGCACGGCCGGCTCGCCCATGGGCACTTCGTAGTAGTCCACCGGCACGCCGCCGGGGACGAGCGTTTCCGGCTCGTTGTACAGCCGCTGGCTCTCGAAGAAAACCACGGGGTCGGAGCCGCGCAAAGCCAGGTTGAGCATGCCCTTGGCGTCGTAGGGTGTGGCCGGGAACATGACCTTGAGGCCGGGGATGTGGGCGACGAGCGAGGTCCAGTCCTGCGAGTGTTGGGCGCCGTACTTGGAGCCGACCGAGACCCGCAACACCAGCGGCATCTGCAAGACGCCGGCCGACATCGCCTGCCATTTGGCCATCTGGTTGAGGACTTCGTCGCCGGCGCGACCCATGAAGTCGCAGTACATCAATTCGGCCGCCACCCGCCCGCCCGACAGGGCATAGCCCACGGCCGTGCCGACGATGGCGCCCTCGGAGATGGGCGAGTTGAAGAGCCGATGATAGGGTAGGGCTTCGGTCAGGCCGCGGTAGACGCCAAAGGCCCCGCCCCAATCGCGGTTTTCCTCGCCGTAGGCGACCATGGTCGGGTCTTCATAGAAGCGATGGAGCATGGCCTCGAACAGGGCTTCGGCGTAGGTCAGGCACTTGGGCTTGGGAAGGGGGTTGCCGTCGGCATCCAGGCCAGAGCGGAATTTGGCGGCCGTTTGCTTCAGCCGCGTCTCCTCTTTGGGCAGAAGAACTTCGGGCGCAGCCTCGGCCAGGCGGTCTTTCACCTGGTTGGAGAACATGTAGTCGCCGATGCGCTCGGCCTCGAGGCGGGGTGAAAGGTCGAGCGAGATGGCGGCGCCGGCCACCTGCACCATGCGCCCGGTCAGGTCGGTCTGGATGGCGTCCAACTGGGCGGCGGTGGCGTGGCCGTTGGCCAGCAGATAGTCGCGATAGGCGGCCAGCGAGTCGTGCTCTCGCCAGGCATCGACTTCCTCTTTGGTGCGGTAGGAGCTGGCGTCGGAGGGCGAATGGCCGGTGAAGCGGTAGGTGACAGTGTCGAGCAGCACCGGGCCGCGGCCCTCGGCCAGGATTTTGCGTTTTCTTTCGATGGCGTCAGCCACAGCCAGAGGGTTGTAGCCGTCGATGCGCTCGGCGTGCATGGCTTCGGGGTTGACGCCCAGAGCCACGCGCGCCAACATGCCAAAGCCCATGGTTTCGCCTTGCGGCTGGCCGCCCATGCCATAGAAGTTGTTCATGAAGTTGAAGAGGATGGGCGGGGCGCCGCCGATCTCCTCCGGCCAGAGGGTGCGGTACTGATCCATGGCTGCAAACATCATCGCTTCCCACACCGGGCCGCAGCCCATGCTGGCGTCGCCGATGTTGACGATGACGATGCCCGGCCGCCGGTTGACGCGCTTGAACAAGGCCGAGCCGACGGCAATATCAGCGGCGCCGCCGACGATGGCGTTGTTGGGCATCACCCCGAAAGGCGGGAAGAAGGCGTGCATCGAGCCGCCCAGACCGCGGTTGAAGCCCGCTGCACGGCCAAAAATCTCGGCCAGCGCACCGTAGAGGGTGTAGTCGATGGCCAGGCTCTTGACATCCCCCCGGCTGTAGCTCTGCACGACTTTGAGGGGGGCGCCGTCCAGGTAGGTCTCCATGATCCGCAGCAGGGCGTCATCGCTCAGTTTGGCGATGGCCGAGAGGCTTTTGGCCAGGATTTCGCCGTGGCTGCGGTGCGAGCCAAAGATGAAGTCGTCGGGCGAGAGGTGGTAGGCCATGCCCACCGCCGCCGCTTCCTGGCCGATGGAAAGATGAGCCGGCCCGGCATGGTTGTAGGCGATGCCTTCGTAGGCGCCCTGTTTCTTGAAAGCGTCCAGCATCAGCTCGAAGGCCCGGATGGTGGCCATGTCGCGGTAGATGCGCACCAGGTTGTCGGCGCCGTACTTCCCGGCCTCGGCCTGCGGGTCGGAGACATAGGCGTTGATCGGGATCTCGGGCGCTTTGAGCACGCCCGGCCGCCGCATCTGCACCGGGTCGATGGTGATCTGTTTGGTCATCGTGGCCTTCCTGGAGGGAAAAAGGGGGTCGCCGGCGTTCGCTCGGGCGCGAAAAAGGTTTCAACTACTTTCGGATGGTTTCATTATACTTCGCTTTGGAAGACTTGTCAATCCTGATTCATAAGCGGAACAGCAACTCCAAACGCTGCTCTCAAATTTGGGGTTGCTGGCGAATGATCGAATGATCGAGTGTTTTAGGGTCTTGACATTCGGAAAACCTTGTGCTAGACTAGGAATGTAAGCTCTTACATTTCCCTGTGAGGATCATGTGCCATCGACCGTCTATACAGTCGCCGAGCGTGCCGGCGTCTCTGTTGCCACCGTCTCAAGAGTACTCAACAACAGCCCTAAGGTACGAGAGAAGACCAAAGCCAGGGTGCTGAAAGTCATGGAAGAACTGAACTATCAGCCGAATGCCTCGGCCCGGGGCCTGGCGCTGAATAGAACAGAGGTTATTGCCCTGATCTTCCCCGACATATCGGGTCCCTTCTACACTGAAGTCATTCGGGGCGTCGAGAGCGAGGCGGACAAGAACAACTACAACGTCCTGATCTACGGCACGCATGGCAAGATCGAGCGCGGTCGTTTCCTGCGTCTCCTACCCACTAAGGTTGATGGTTTGATCCTCATGGCCCGCAGCGTCGAGGACAAATACGTTTTCGACTTGCACAGCCGCA
This genomic interval from Caldilineales bacterium contains the following:
- a CDS encoding adenylate/guanylate cyclase domain-containing protein, with the translated sequence MNPLLCNVCEIFAKEHQGGAEVELSLLFADVRGSTALAERMSPTEFSRLIDRFYKTATQVMAQSDALIDKIIGDQAAGFYVPGLAGPEHARRAIEAAQSILRATGHHQPEGPWIPLGVGVHTGVAFVGSVGSESGATDITVLGDAANTAARLSSSARVGEILLSDAAYRAAKIDLGALEERQLDLKGKSQPILVHVL
- a CDS encoding GNAT family N-acetyltransferase; its protein translation is MLQGPRVRLRSITRQDLNRLCEFNNDVEVELAGGGDPPTPQSLERLQADFDREAASGGRDGAAFAIEVDSVFIGQCALFAEDAVARVCELGITIGDKRFWGQGYGREAIGLLVAYGFRHRNLHRIWLRVHANNERAIRSYRACGFVEEGRLRQHVWSNGRRDDLVIMGLLRQEGWQE
- a CDS encoding 2-oxoacid:acceptor oxidoreductase family protein; translated protein: MKSNGNEPVSPPYPGVAITTDGSGAVSWVETHITQGACAYPITSSTVMGGNYAQAVANGQKNLWGDPLIFMEPESEHSSASAAEGFALAGGRVTNFTSGQGLILMKEVLYVISGKRLPVVFHIGARALTSHSLNVHAGHDDVMGVADTGWGMLFARNAQGAGDLALISRRAAEDSETPFLNCQDGFLTTHTIENVLLPEPELMKQYVGNPAEKLRNLMNPSAPVMSGVVQNQDSYMKGKIAQRYFYDRVRPRLQRAMEEFYQLTGRRYEMVESYGMDEAEYAIVCMGSMAETAAVTCDYLRQETGLKVGVVHVTCFRPFPGPEIVQALSRCRAITVLERMDNPMGQSNPLTAEIKAAFADALVDGPGYPRIHRIPVIFSGSAGLGSRDVRPGDLIAAVKNMVEGGRRYFVLGIKHELALDASFDPDVRPKGAFSMRGHSVGGYGSVTTNKVIATIVGDLFDLYVQAYPKYGSEKKGLPTTYYLTAADQPIRTHCELNFVEFVPLNDVNAFNLGNPLLGLQPGGAVFLQSRHEEAGKVWENIPEYARRIIRRKQLRVLYLDAAAIAKEVASEADLQVRMQGIVLLGVFLRATPFLQERKLKQDELMAGVEKSLRKYFGKRGEQVVQDNLTAVRRGYTEVREIPREIIDVEEKLTVETGGKLVRDVMHHGVVACQSNTPLRTVAQAMAERSIGAVVVVDGDGYLQGLVSGTDLVRAEASNREFTAMPDILPEHIMTRNVITTTPEEPLAEAVNKLIENRIHRLVVVEKHNGHQTPIGMLSVGDVARLPVQ
- a CDS encoding carbohydrate kinase family protein; this encodes MSIDAIVAGHLCLDVIPDLSAIDAGDFSRAFAPGRLLQVGAVSFSTGGPVANVGLALHKLGLGVKLMGKVGDDLFGQAIHQGIACYDPALTDGMIIDPAAASSYTIVITPPGSDRFFLHCPGANDTFGAEDVRYDLLPAARLFHFGYPPLMRRMYEDGGAQLAEILRRAKATGVTTSLDMALPDPASAAGRADWPRICAQVLPYVDIFLPSLEEILFMLRRPTYAAMQQVAGRTDILPLVTPDLLTDLSEQLLAMGARVVGLKLGERGLYLRTAGERAMAGLGRARPSDPAAWADKELWAPCFKVKLVGAAGSGDSTIAGFLAGLLRGLSPEATVTAAVAVGACNVEAADTLSGLRSWEETTARVAAGWERHPLGISAGGWRFEEGWGCWVSSPGNGQGA
- a CDS encoding dehydrogenase; this encodes MTKQITIDPVQMRRPGVLKAPEIPINAYVSDPQAEAGKYGADNLVRIYRDMATIRAFELMLDAFKKQGAYEGIAYNHAGPAHLSIGQEAAAVGMAYHLSPDDFIFGSHRSHGEILAKSLSAIAKLSDDALLRIMETYLDGAPLKVVQSYSRGDVKSLAIDYTLYGALAEIFGRAAGFNRGLGGSMHAFFPPFGVMPNNAIVGGAADIAVGSALFKRVNRRPGIVIVNIGDASMGCGPVWEAMMFAAMDQYRTLWPEEIGGAPPILFNFMNNFYGMGGQPQGETMGFGMLARVALGVNPEAMHAERIDGYNPLAVADAIERKRKILAEGRGPVLLDTVTYRFTGHSPSDASSYRTKEEVDAWREHDSLAAYRDYLLANGHATAAQLDAIQTDLTGRMVQVAGAAISLDLSPRLEAERIGDYMFSNQVKDRLAEAAPEVLLPKEETRLKQTAAKFRSGLDADGNPLPKPKCLTYAEALFEAMLHRFYEDPTMVAYGEENRDWGGAFGVYRGLTEALPYHRLFNSPISEGAIVGTAVGYALSGGRVAAELMYCDFMGRAGDEVLNQMAKWQAMSAGVLQMPLVLRVSVGSKYGAQHSQDWTSLVAHIPGLKVMFPATPYDAKGMLNLALRGSDPVVFFESQRLYNEPETLVPGGVPVDYYEVPMGEPAVRRAGKDVTIVTIGATLYRALAAAKDLETIYGLSAEVIDARFLNPLNYDPILASARKTGRVLVASDASERGSFAHTLASTIGQLAFDFLDGPVAVVGSRNWITPAAEMEDAFFPQKEWILDALHERLLPLPGHRPTTRQAAAELLWRNRGGI